taaTGGAAGACAAGGTAGCCAACCCATCTGCAAACTCGTTCCGAATCCTAGGAACGTGTTTAAATTCTATCATTGTGAACCTCTTGATGAAATCTTGCACACAATGCAAGTATTGCACTATTATAGTGTCCTTGGTATCCCATTCTCCTAGTACTAGGTGTACTAATAAATCTGAATCTCTGATTACCaacaactcctgaacgttcatgtcgagAGCAAATCTGAGTCCCAAGatacaagcctcatattctgccatttTGTTAGTGCATGGGAACCCAAGCTTGGAGGAGACAATGTAGTGTTGACCAGTTTTTGATACTAAAACAGCTctgatacccactcctttgaagtttgcggctccgtcgaaaaacatcctccaaccatcatatatTTTGGCAATATCTTCCCCCACAAACGACACTTCCTCGTCGGGAAAATATGTCTCCAATGGTTCGTATTTTCCATCTACGGGGTTCTCTGCCAGGTGATCGACCAATGCTTGCCCCTTGAatgccttctgagtcacatagatgatgtcgaactcacttatcAATAGCtaccactttgctaacttaccc
This DNA window, taken from Nicotiana tabacum cultivar K326 chromosome 15, ASM71507v2, whole genome shotgun sequence, encodes the following:
- the LOC142169642 gene encoding uncharacterized protein LOC142169642; protein product: MAEYEACILGLRFALDMNVQELLVIRDSDLLVHLVLGEWDTKDTIIVQYLHCVQDFIKRFTMIEFKHVPRIRNEFADGLATLSSIIQHPDKNFIDHILIKIRKQQPYCARVEEKFDKNPWSHDIK